The following proteins come from a genomic window of Alosa alosa isolate M-15738 ecotype Scorff River chromosome 2, AALO_Geno_1.1, whole genome shotgun sequence:
- the LOC125310144 gene encoding protein FAM161B-like, translating to MWLPHRNASIRHNCLHSPVKYDNAKNVVCREMPPPGPHDVYYMTLKTPCYVDTRQPKYNPLAYITIDPFDNYEALQDTKSKETTRGFQEKGPGRIMVLSEEKWWNEEKDKDNEADTVSTSGDMETGTLAWMWEGFSVDDYNPKPRPMTVIPKAVESKPRVTVPEPFQMTLREAEKRRKSRRAWEEVRVEPQKPPQFKANPIPRSARVCLYDKMVQGCERQRQIVHEKRRAFLQAMQCSFSVGDAKSTKRAPAVSTEEKPTFRPAINPTVPDFTKLHHTFEDRLKHVRQKRPPTVPQPFSFQASALGDHQQTTNSMVKEPLKTTKWQDDTKRSVDQCTKARARSPRHTKAALLREGAVRKKLTSEAAKQMEYENQKSDTRTRLQKEVGLWITAQKCYTSANEKRKQYYRRELQARSAEYRAELAEMKERVNRRPLMLQSLYDPAMQDHNSCLILEHKVLDDFLRWNQAQTRAISFK from the exons ATGTGGTTGCCCCACCGTAATGCTAGCATAAGGCATAACTGTTTACATTCTCCCGTAAAATACGACAATGCCAAAAATGTAGTTTGTCGTGAAATGCCGCCACCTGGGCCACACGACGTGTATTACATGACCCTGAAAACACCTTGTTATGTGGATACTCGACAG CCAAAGTACAACCCTTTGGCATACATAACCATAGACCCTTTTGACAACTATGAAGCACTGCAGGACACCAAGAG CAAAGAAACCACAAGAGGGTTCCAGGAGAAAGGGCCCGGGAGAATCATGGTCCTTAGTGAGGAGAAGTGGTGGAATgaggagaaagacaaagacaatGAGGCGGACACAGTGTCCACCAGTGGAGATATGGAGACCGGTACGCTGGCCTGGATGTGGGAAGGCTTCAGCGTAGATGACTACAACCCAAAGCCACGACCTATGACTGTCATCCCGAAGGCCGTGGAGAGCAAACCTCGAGTGACCGTGCCGGAGCCGTTCCAGATGACCCTGAGGGAGGCGGAAAAGCGGCGGAAGTCCAGGCGGGCCTGGGAGGAGGTGAGGGTGGAGCCGCAGAAACCGCCGCAGTTCAAGGCCAACCCCATTCCCAGGAGCGCGCGCGTCTGCCTCTACGACAAGATGGTCCAGGGGTGCGAGAGACAGCGGCAGATTGTTCACGAGAAGCGGAGGGCATTTCTCCAGGCCATGCAGTGCTCCTTCAGCGTCGGGGATGCAAAGTCCACCAAGCGAGCCCCAGCGGTGAGCACAGAGGAGAAGCCCACTTTCAGACCTGCCATCAACCCCACTGTGCCGGACTTCACCAAGCTGCACCACACGTTTGAGGACCGACTGAAGCATGTCAGACAGAAAAGGCCACCCACTGTGCCTCAGCCTTTTAGCTTCCAGGCCAGTGCACTTGGTGACCACCAGCAGACCACCAACAGCATGGTCAAGGAGCCATTAAAGACCACAAAGTGGCAAGATGACACTAAGAGATCAGTAGACCAGTGCACTAAGGCAAGGGCAAGATCACCAAGGCATACGAAGGCTGCTCTGTTGCGAGAGGGGGCTGTGAG GAAGAAACTAACATCTGAAGCAGCTAAACAAATGGAGTATGAGAACCAGAAGTCAGACACAAGGACCAGGCTGCAAAAAGAAGTAGGACTGTGGATTACTGCTCAGAAGTGCTACACTTCTGCAAATGAAAAGAGGAAGCAGTATTACAG GAGAGAGCTGCAGGCGCGGAGTGCAGAGTACAGGGCAGAGCTGGCTGAGATGAAAGAGCGTGTCAACCGCAGACCTCTGATGCTGCAGAGCCTCTACGAC CCAGCCATGCAAGACCACAACTCCTGTTTGATTCTGGAACACAAGGTGCTAGATGACTTCCTGCGTTGGAATCAAGCGCAGACCAGAGCCATCAGCTTCAAATAG